One Halioglobus japonicus DNA segment encodes these proteins:
- a CDS encoding NADH-ubiquinone oxidoreductase-F iron-sulfur binding region domain-containing protein produces MTRRYFLPADTTAGALGADALAEQLQGALHEGETVVRNGSRGAFWLEPLLEVEEGGERIAFGPLDGRQLGELLATDYTQWREHESCLGSVAQLPWFKAQTRLTFKRAGIDDPLCLDGYLAQQGFEGLEHALHLAPEDIVEEVLRSGLRGRGGAAFPAGIKWRTVAEASAEQKYIVCNADEGDSGTFADRLLMEADPYQLIEGMAIAGLAVGATRGYIYLRSEYPRTWEVLHRAIGKAEAAGYLGDNIGNSNRAFHLELRIGAGAYICGEETAMLESLEGKRGMVRAKPPLPALEGLFGQPTVVNNVLTLAAVSTVLADGAEAYAALGMERSKGTLCLQLAGNIKRGGLLEVPFGMSVREVVEQLGGGTRSGRPIKAIQAGGPLGAYLPESAWDTPLDYEAFAGIGGMLGHGGLVVFDDTADMAAQARFAMAFCAEESCGKCTPCRVGSTRGVEVIDKIIAREDPAANMTLLEDLCDTMEHASLCAMGGLTPHPVRSAMTYFPEDFCKDVGEV; encoded by the coding sequence GTGACGCGACGATATTTCCTACCGGCCGATACCACCGCTGGTGCTCTCGGCGCGGACGCGCTTGCAGAGCAGTTACAAGGTGCATTGCACGAAGGCGAGACGGTCGTTCGCAATGGCTCCCGAGGCGCGTTCTGGTTGGAGCCACTGCTCGAAGTAGAGGAGGGCGGCGAACGCATTGCGTTTGGTCCGCTGGACGGGCGCCAACTCGGAGAGTTACTGGCGACCGACTATACCCAGTGGCGCGAGCACGAAAGCTGTTTGGGGTCAGTGGCGCAATTACCCTGGTTCAAGGCCCAAACGCGACTCACCTTTAAGCGTGCTGGTATCGACGACCCGTTGTGCCTGGATGGCTACCTTGCGCAGCAGGGCTTTGAAGGGCTGGAGCACGCCCTGCATCTGGCGCCTGAAGACATTGTTGAAGAAGTTCTGCGCTCCGGTCTGCGCGGTCGCGGCGGAGCCGCCTTTCCAGCCGGTATTAAGTGGCGCACCGTTGCCGAGGCCAGTGCAGAGCAGAAGTACATCGTGTGTAACGCCGATGAAGGTGACTCCGGTACCTTTGCGGACCGTCTACTCATGGAAGCCGACCCGTATCAGTTGATCGAAGGAATGGCGATAGCAGGGCTGGCGGTGGGCGCCACGCGCGGCTACATCTACCTGCGGTCTGAGTACCCGCGGACCTGGGAAGTCCTGCACAGAGCGATTGGCAAGGCGGAGGCTGCCGGCTACCTCGGGGATAATATAGGCAATAGCAATCGCGCGTTTCATCTTGAGCTGCGCATTGGGGCGGGCGCCTACATCTGTGGCGAAGAGACGGCCATGCTTGAAAGCCTGGAAGGCAAGCGAGGCATGGTCAGAGCGAAACCACCGCTGCCGGCACTGGAGGGACTGTTTGGCCAGCCCACCGTGGTGAATAATGTACTGACGCTGGCGGCCGTATCGACGGTGCTCGCAGACGGCGCCGAAGCTTATGCCGCGCTGGGCATGGAACGCTCCAAGGGTACCCTGTGTTTGCAACTGGCGGGTAATATCAAGCGCGGTGGTTTGCTCGAGGTCCCTTTCGGAATGAGTGTGCGCGAAGTGGTGGAACAACTGGGCGGGGGAACCCGCAGCGGAAGACCCATTAAAGCCATTCAGGCGGGTGGGCCCCTCGGCGCGTACCTGCCGGAGTCAGCCTGGGATACTCCTCTGGACTACGAGGCGTTTGCAGGAATAGGCGGCATGCTGGGTCACGGCGGTCTGGTGGTGTTTGACGATACCGCGGACATGGCTGCACAGGCGCGATTTGCGATGGCATTCTGCGCTGAGGAAAGCTGTGGCAAGTGCACGCCCTGTCGGGTTGGCTCAACCCGTGGGGTTGAGGTGATCGACAAAATCATTGCGCGCGAAGATCCGGCGGCCAACATGACGTTGCTGGAGGATCTCTGCGATACCATGGAACATGCCTCACTGTGCGCCATGGGCGGGCTGACACCGCACCCGGTGCGCAGTGCCATGACCTATTTCCCCGAGGATTTCTGTAAGGATGTCGGCGAGGTGTGA
- a CDS encoding 2Fe-2S iron-sulfur cluster-binding protein, whose product MLKYYEPQKDFGTPPASSDAQVSLTIDGVAIKVPEGTSVMRAAALAGIKVPKLCATDSVDAFGSCRVCMVEIDGRRGYPASCTTPAEEGMSVSTQTPKLANLRRNVMELYISDHPLDCLTCPTNGDCELQDTAGELGLREVRYGFEGENHLSAEKDESNPYFTFDPSKCIVCSRCVRACEEVQGTFALTIEGRGFDSKVSAGGADFIGSDCVSCGACVDACPTATLTENSIIEQGIPEHSVVTTCAYCGVGCSLRAEVKGNTVVRMTPWKDGPPTRATPV is encoded by the coding sequence ATGCTGAAATATTACGAACCCCAGAAAGATTTTGGTACACCGCCAGCCAGTAGCGATGCACAGGTGTCGCTCACTATCGACGGTGTTGCCATCAAGGTGCCAGAAGGTACCTCTGTGATGCGCGCCGCCGCGCTGGCCGGTATCAAGGTGCCGAAACTGTGTGCCACAGACAGCGTCGATGCATTCGGATCCTGTCGCGTGTGCATGGTGGAAATCGATGGGCGGCGCGGCTACCCGGCTTCTTGCACAACGCCGGCGGAGGAGGGCATGTCGGTCAGCACCCAGACACCGAAGCTGGCAAATCTGCGGCGCAATGTTATGGAGCTGTATATCTCCGATCACCCACTGGATTGTCTGACCTGCCCTACTAATGGCGACTGCGAACTGCAGGACACCGCCGGTGAGCTTGGCCTGCGTGAAGTGCGCTACGGCTTCGAGGGTGAAAATCACCTGTCCGCCGAAAAGGACGAGAGCAATCCCTACTTCACCTTCGACCCCAGCAAATGCATTGTGTGTTCGCGCTGTGTGCGCGCCTGTGAGGAAGTTCAGGGCACGTTTGCGCTGACGATCGAAGGGCGCGGATTTGATTCCAAAGTCAGTGCCGGCGGGGCCGATTTTATCGGGTCTGACTGCGTCTCCTGCGGCGCCTGTGTAGACGCCTGTCCCACCGCGACGCTGACTGAGAACAGTATTATCGAACAGGGCATACCTGAGCACAGCGTGGTGACGACCTGCGCCTATTGCGGTGTGGGTTGTTCACTGCGCGCAGAGGTTAAAGGCAATACCGTGGTGCGCATGACACCCTGGAAAGACGGGCCGCCAACGAGGGCCACGCCTGTGTAA
- a CDS encoding formate dehydrogenase subunit gamma, with product MQDQVLLDQILTCHRNEPGGLLPVLRDLQDGLGFVPEESYSAIAEALNISVAEVHGVVSFYHDFRTEPAGACVIQVCQAESCQACGSRELTAHAERRLGVALGETRADGAVTLEPVYCLGNCACSPAIAIDQQSHALVDKARFDALTTQWAQESDT from the coding sequence TTGCAAGACCAAGTACTGCTGGACCAGATTTTGACGTGCCATCGCAACGAGCCTGGCGGTTTGCTTCCTGTGCTGCGTGATCTGCAAGACGGATTGGGCTTTGTTCCCGAAGAAAGTTATTCGGCGATTGCCGAGGCGCTCAATATATCTGTTGCGGAAGTCCACGGTGTGGTGAGTTTCTACCATGACTTCCGCACAGAGCCTGCGGGGGCGTGTGTCATCCAGGTCTGTCAGGCAGAGTCCTGCCAGGCCTGCGGCTCTCGAGAGCTGACCGCGCATGCGGAACGGCGTCTGGGTGTCGCCCTGGGCGAGACGCGCGCTGACGGTGCTGTCACGCTGGAGCCGGTGTATTGCCTGGGTAATTGTGCCTGCTCACCGGCGATTGCCATCGATCAGCAAAGCCATGCGCTCGTCGACAAGGCGCGCTTCGACGCTCTGACGACACAGTGGGCGCAGGAGAGCGACACGTGA
- a CDS encoding DMT family transporter, which produces MTVAGVNPALPISAAMLGMATFAGMDALMKGLSIEMGVYNALLWRTGIAACLALLLFSLKRCSLPGRAALRIHLWRGLITSVMAYLFFWGLVFIPLAEAIALSFIAPLIALYLAALLLGETINRQTIIASLLGLAGAIVIIQGKLSGDYSPEAAKGVAAILLSATLYAYNLILQRQQALIANPVEISLFQNGTVTCIYLLFAPFLAVVPQLHQWPVLTLTAALGVASLMCLSWAYARAEAKALIPVEYTAFIWASLLGWFMYGERLTLVTISGTTLIVAGCLIAARLRPNDAEHVESTAV; this is translated from the coding sequence GTGACCGTCGCCGGCGTCAATCCTGCCCTGCCGATCTCAGCCGCCATGCTGGGAATGGCTACGTTTGCTGGCATGGACGCGCTCATGAAAGGACTGTCCATCGAGATGGGTGTGTACAACGCCCTGCTCTGGCGGACAGGCATTGCCGCCTGCCTGGCGCTCTTACTGTTCTCTCTCAAACGCTGCTCGTTGCCGGGCCGGGCTGCGCTGCGGATTCATCTCTGGCGGGGGCTGATTACCTCCGTGATGGCTTACCTGTTTTTCTGGGGGCTCGTGTTTATCCCCCTCGCCGAAGCCATTGCGCTGTCGTTTATTGCGCCATTGATCGCCTTGTACCTAGCCGCATTACTGCTTGGGGAAACCATTAACCGCCAGACAATCATCGCCTCCTTATTGGGACTGGCCGGGGCCATTGTCATCATCCAGGGCAAACTCAGCGGTGACTACAGTCCGGAAGCGGCCAAAGGTGTTGCAGCAATTCTATTGTCCGCCACGCTCTACGCTTACAACCTGATTCTGCAACGCCAGCAGGCGCTTATTGCCAACCCGGTGGAGATCTCCCTGTTCCAGAACGGGACAGTGACGTGCATTTACCTGCTATTCGCACCGTTCCTGGCCGTAGTTCCGCAATTGCATCAATGGCCTGTACTAACGCTCACTGCAGCGCTGGGCGTCGCTTCGCTGATGTGTCTCTCCTGGGCATACGCCCGGGCCGAGGCGAAAGCGCTAATTCCGGTGGAGTACACGGCGTTTATCTGGGCGTCACTGCTGGGCTGGTTTATGTACGGCGAGCGGCTAACGCTGGTAACGATATCGGGCACGACGCTTATCGTCGCCGGCTGCCTGATCGCGGCGCGGTTAAGACCCAATGACGCTGAACATGTGGAGAGTACCGCGGTCTAG
- the fdhF gene encoding formate dehydrogenase subunit alpha — protein MERRAANEGHACVKGRFAWGYATHGDRITSPMIRDSIDDAWREVSWDEAVNFAASRFRDIQQRHGRNAIGAITSSRCTNEEVYLVQKLVRAGFGNNNVDTCARVCHSPTGYGLKTTLGESAGTQTFASVAKADVIMVMGSNPTEAHPVFGSRLKKRLREGAKLIVIDPRSIELVATPHIRADYHLPVNPGCNVAVLNAMAHVIATEALYDADYVEARCDSAAFAQWFEFICSDEHSPEALAETTGVEAQTLRAAARLYANAGNGAIYYGLGVTEHSQGSTAVMGIANLAMLTGNLGREGVGVNPMRGQNNVQGSCDMGSFPHELPGYRHLSDAATRSLFEEAWQVELDPNPGMRIPNMFDAAVDGEFRGLYCQGEDVAQSDPNTHHIEAALRGLECLVVQDIFLNETAKYAHVFLPGASFLEKDGTFINAERRISPVRKVMPPLSGKADWEATMAFANALGYPMDYAHPSEIMDEIAALTPTFNGVSYAKLDQLGSIQWPCNEEAPEGTPTMHVDSFVRGEGYFAITEFVPTDERANRRFPLLLTTGRILSQYNVGAQTRRTANTVWHDEDILEIHPHDAQERGIGDGDWLGIQSRAGDTVLRARLSESVKPGVVYTTFHHPFSGANVVTTDNSDWATNCPEYKVTAVQVTKVTAPSAWQARQRAFGERQQALLAKARVDA, from the coding sequence CTGGAAAGACGGGCCGCCAACGAGGGCCACGCCTGTGTAAAGGGTCGCTTTGCCTGGGGCTATGCCACCCATGGTGATCGTATTACCTCGCCGATGATACGCGACAGCATCGACGATGCCTGGCGCGAAGTGTCCTGGGATGAGGCGGTCAATTTTGCGGCCAGTCGTTTCCGCGACATCCAGCAACGCCACGGGCGCAATGCGATTGGCGCCATTACCTCCAGCCGCTGCACCAACGAAGAAGTGTATCTGGTACAGAAGCTGGTGCGAGCGGGCTTCGGCAACAACAATGTCGATACCTGTGCCAGGGTCTGCCACTCGCCCACCGGCTATGGACTGAAAACTACGCTGGGTGAATCAGCCGGCACCCAGACTTTTGCCTCCGTGGCCAAGGCCGATGTGATTATGGTCATGGGCTCCAATCCCACCGAGGCTCATCCTGTGTTCGGTTCTCGCTTGAAGAAACGCCTGCGCGAGGGCGCTAAACTCATTGTTATTGATCCACGCAGTATTGAGTTGGTGGCTACGCCACATATTCGTGCCGATTATCATTTGCCGGTAAATCCCGGTTGCAATGTTGCGGTGCTCAACGCCATGGCGCATGTCATCGCCACCGAGGCGCTCTACGATGCTGACTATGTAGAGGCACGCTGTGACAGTGCTGCCTTTGCACAGTGGTTCGAGTTTATCTGCAGCGATGAACATTCTCCTGAAGCGCTCGCCGAGACCACGGGCGTGGAAGCACAAACATTGCGGGCTGCGGCCCGTCTGTATGCCAATGCTGGCAACGGTGCGATTTACTACGGGCTCGGCGTGACCGAACACAGCCAGGGATCGACGGCCGTGATGGGGATTGCCAATCTTGCGATGCTCACCGGCAATCTCGGTCGCGAGGGCGTGGGCGTCAATCCCATGCGTGGTCAGAACAACGTGCAAGGCTCCTGCGATATGGGCTCGTTTCCGCACGAATTGCCCGGCTATCGGCACCTCTCAGATGCTGCAACCCGCAGCCTGTTCGAGGAGGCCTGGCAGGTTGAACTGGACCCCAATCCGGGTATGCGCATACCCAATATGTTTGACGCAGCGGTCGATGGCGAGTTTCGCGGCCTCTATTGCCAGGGCGAGGATGTCGCGCAGTCTGATCCCAATACACATCATATCGAGGCGGCCTTGCGCGGCCTGGAGTGCCTGGTGGTACAGGACATTTTTCTCAACGAAACCGCCAAGTATGCCCATGTTTTCTTGCCCGGTGCCTCCTTCCTGGAAAAAGACGGTACGTTCATTAATGCCGAGCGGCGTATCTCACCGGTACGCAAAGTCATGCCGCCGCTGTCCGGCAAAGCAGACTGGGAGGCCACCATGGCGTTCGCCAATGCACTGGGTTACCCCATGGACTATGCACACCCCTCGGAGATAATGGATGAGATCGCCGCGCTCACCCCGACCTTCAACGGCGTGAGTTATGCCAAGCTCGACCAACTTGGCAGTATTCAGTGGCCCTGCAACGAGGAAGCACCTGAGGGCACGCCTACGATGCATGTCGACAGCTTTGTCCGCGGCGAGGGTTACTTTGCTATCACTGAATTTGTCCCAACCGATGAGCGCGCCAATCGTCGCTTTCCGTTGCTGCTTACCACGGGGCGCATTCTCAGCCAGTACAACGTGGGTGCGCAGACGCGCCGTACGGCCAATACCGTTTGGCACGATGAGGATATCCTGGAGATTCATCCCCACGATGCGCAGGAGCGGGGAATTGGCGACGGCGACTGGCTGGGCATCCAAAGCCGGGCCGGCGACACGGTGCTGCGTGCGCGACTGTCAGAGAGTGTGAAGCCCGGCGTCGTGTATACGACGTTTCACCATCCGTTCTCTGGTGCCAATGTGGTGACCACCGACAATTCCGACTGGGCGACCAATTGCCCCGAGTACAAGGTGACAGCTGTACAGGTTACCAAGGTGACAGCGCCCTCAGCCTGGCAGGCACGGCAGCGCGCTTTTGGCGAGCGCCAGCAGGCCTTACTCGCAAAAGCGCGGGTCGATGCCTGA
- the fghA gene encoding S-formylglutathione hydrolase, translating into MEQIAENRCFGGRQLRYRHPSGTLGCEMVFAVYLPPQAEAGPVPVLYWLSGLTCTDENFVTKAGAQRYAAEHGIAIVAPDTSPRGEGVADDPDGAYDFGLGAGFYVNATQAPYAAHYRMYDYVVDELPALVEAALPLDSGRRAISGHSMGGHGALTIALKNPGRYQSVSAFSPICSPLNCPWGEKALSGYLGDDRSTWRDYDATDLVGRAQEQLPVLVDQGEADDFLVEQLKPELLVTASEAAGYPITIRMQPGYDHSYYFIASFIGEHLAFHAANL; encoded by the coding sequence ATGGAGCAGATTGCAGAGAACCGCTGTTTCGGTGGGCGTCAGCTCCGTTACCGGCACCCGTCGGGAACGCTTGGCTGTGAGATGGTGTTCGCCGTCTACCTGCCGCCGCAGGCAGAGGCGGGGCCTGTGCCGGTGTTGTACTGGCTTTCTGGTCTGACCTGTACCGACGAGAATTTCGTGACCAAGGCGGGCGCACAGCGTTACGCCGCGGAGCACGGCATTGCCATCGTGGCGCCTGATACCAGCCCTCGTGGTGAGGGCGTTGCGGATGATCCCGACGGTGCTTATGACTTCGGATTAGGTGCCGGTTTCTATGTCAACGCAACCCAGGCACCCTACGCAGCGCACTACCGTATGTACGACTACGTGGTCGACGAGTTGCCGGCGCTGGTGGAGGCCGCGCTGCCTCTGGATTCCGGGCGAAGGGCGATTTCCGGGCATTCCATGGGCGGTCACGGCGCGCTGACTATTGCCCTTAAAAACCCTGGGCGCTATCAGTCGGTGTCTGCGTTCTCACCCATTTGCTCGCCGCTCAATTGCCCCTGGGGTGAGAAAGCGCTGTCGGGATATCTCGGCGATGATCGCTCTACCTGGCGCGATTACGACGCGACGGATCTGGTTGGCAGGGCCCAGGAGCAATTACCTGTTCTGGTCGACCAGGGTGAGGCGGATGATTTCCTGGTAGAGCAACTGAAACCGGAGCTGCTGGTCACCGCGAGCGAAGCGGCGGGCTACCCGATCACGATTCGCATGCAGCCCGGCTATGACCACAGTTACTATTTTATCGCCAGTTTTATCGGCGAACACCTGGCCTTTCACGCGGCAAACCTCTGA
- a CDS encoding LysR family transcriptional regulator, translating into MSGHRWESIEAFERVVRFQSFSRAAEDLGVSRSHVSRQVSALENRLGAQLLLRTTRKVSTTEVGQAFYLQCQDIVGNLDEAERAVQDQQAKPRGILRVTVAGAFGEDFIAPAAIAFMAQYPDLTVELDFSNRLIDLISEGYDIAIRAGTLKDSSLIARRISSRRLTTCAAPAYLERYGEPSSVDALTNHNCLLGTLDTWRFRDNNRHIDLRVAGNWRSNNGRALRHAALAGMGLVQLPSFYVDQDIAAGTLLSVLDHCTPTDTGVWAVYPHNRHLSAKVRLFVSFLADHLD; encoded by the coding sequence TTGTCAGGCCATCGCTGGGAAAGTATAGAAGCCTTTGAGCGCGTTGTGCGCTTTCAGAGCTTTAGCCGCGCAGCCGAGGATCTTGGCGTCTCCCGCTCGCATGTGAGTCGCCAGGTGAGCGCCCTCGAGAACCGCCTGGGGGCCCAGTTACTGCTGCGCACCACCCGTAAGGTGTCGACCACCGAGGTGGGCCAGGCATTCTATTTGCAGTGCCAGGATATCGTCGGCAACCTCGATGAGGCGGAGCGCGCGGTACAGGACCAGCAGGCCAAACCCCGCGGCATCTTACGGGTTACCGTCGCTGGCGCTTTCGGCGAAGACTTTATCGCCCCTGCGGCCATCGCGTTCATGGCCCAGTATCCTGACCTCACTGTGGAGTTGGATTTCAGCAATCGTCTGATCGACCTGATCTCGGAGGGCTACGACATTGCAATCAGGGCCGGTACTCTGAAGGATTCTTCGCTCATTGCACGCCGCATCAGTTCGCGTCGATTGACCACCTGCGCAGCACCGGCCTACCTCGAACGCTATGGTGAACCCTCCAGCGTCGACGCGCTCACTAATCACAATTGCCTGCTGGGCACACTCGATACCTGGCGCTTCCGGGACAACAACCGCCACATCGATCTGCGCGTTGCCGGCAACTGGCGCAGCAACAATGGCCGGGCGCTGCGGCACGCCGCTCTCGCCGGCATGGGCTTGGTGCAACTGCCGTCGTTTTATGTGGATCAGGACATCGCCGCAGGCACGCTACTCAGTGTGCTCGATCACTGCACCCCTACCGACACCGGAGTGTGGGCTGTGTATCCGCACAATCGTCACCTGTCGGCCAAGGTGCGTTTGTTTGTGAGCTTTCTGGCAGACCACCTGGATTGA
- a CDS encoding SIMPL domain-containing protein, whose protein sequence is MSRLLQILAVCGLVLLFNASQVKAEVTAAIHATGQAEARLAPDMATLELSVAREAKTAREALDANSAAMGRVIAAMRDQGVADGDLQTSNFSIQPRYVYPSNRSEKPPQLVGYRVRNSLTVVVRDLDQLGALLDKSVSLGVNEGGNVSFGNTDPSAAIDKARAAAVKDALRRAGTMAEAAGVKLGDILSLSEQSGMSHPRPIPMARMAAAEADSVPMVAGENSYQVTVQLSIAIDQ, encoded by the coding sequence ATGTCACGACTGTTACAAATCCTCGCTGTCTGCGGCCTTGTGCTGCTGTTTAACGCCTCCCAGGTAAAGGCCGAGGTCACCGCTGCTATTCACGCCACAGGCCAGGCCGAAGCCAGGCTCGCGCCGGATATGGCTACACTGGAGCTCAGTGTCGCTCGCGAGGCAAAAACGGCGCGCGAGGCACTGGATGCCAACTCAGCGGCGATGGGGCGGGTGATTGCTGCCATGCGCGACCAGGGTGTGGCCGACGGTGATTTGCAAACCAGTAACTTCAGTATTCAACCCCGCTATGTATACCCGAGCAATCGCAGTGAAAAGCCGCCCCAGTTGGTCGGCTACCGAGTGCGGAATTCGCTGACCGTGGTTGTGCGCGATCTGGACCAGCTGGGTGCACTGCTGGATAAGTCGGTCAGCCTTGGTGTGAATGAGGGCGGCAATGTCAGCTTTGGCAACACGGATCCTTCTGCGGCCATCGATAAGGCCCGGGCTGCTGCGGTTAAAGACGCATTGCGAAGAGCAGGCACTATGGCTGAAGCGGCGGGGGTGAAGCTGGGCGATATTCTCTCCCTGAGTGAGCAATCCGGTATGTCTCATCCACGCCCGATACCCATGGCGAGAATGGCTGCCGCGGAAGCGGATTCAGTACCCATGGTGGCCGGCGAAAACAGCTACCAGGTCACTGTGCAACTTTCGATCGCCATCGATCAGTAA
- a CDS encoding S-(hydroxymethyl)glutathione dehydrogenase/class III alcohol dehydrogenase has product MKTRAAVAFGAGQPLEICEVDLEGPRAGEVLVEIKATGVCHTDAFTLSGDDPEGAFPAILGHEGAGVVVDVGPGVTSVKPGDHVIPLYTPECRTCNFCLHPKTNLCQSIRETQGQGVMPDGSSRFSLDGKPILHYMGCSTFSNYTVLPEIAVAKVREDAPFDKICYIGCGVTTGIGAVAFTMKVEPGATVAVFGLGGIGLNVIQGAKMVGAGRIIGIDLNPSKVELATKFGMTDFINPSEVDDVVGHIVEITGGGVDYSFECIGNVDVMRQALECCHKGWGESCIVGVAGAGKEISTRPFQLVTGRSWKGTAFGGARGRTDVPKIVDWYMEGRINIDDLITHTMPLDDINKAFDLMHSGESIRSVVEY; this is encoded by the coding sequence ATGAAAACACGTGCTGCAGTCGCTTTTGGTGCAGGCCAACCGCTGGAAATCTGTGAGGTAGACCTGGAGGGGCCCCGGGCGGGCGAGGTGCTGGTGGAGATCAAGGCCACCGGCGTCTGTCACACGGATGCGTTCACCCTGTCGGGTGATGATCCGGAGGGCGCATTCCCCGCTATCCTCGGCCACGAAGGCGCCGGTGTTGTAGTTGATGTCGGCCCAGGTGTTACGTCGGTAAAGCCGGGAGATCATGTCATTCCTCTGTACACGCCGGAGTGCCGCACGTGTAATTTTTGTCTGCACCCCAAAACCAATCTGTGCCAGTCCATTCGTGAAACACAGGGCCAGGGTGTTATGCCGGACGGCTCAAGCCGTTTCTCCCTGGATGGTAAACCGATTCTGCACTACATGGGTTGCTCGACTTTTTCCAACTACACCGTACTGCCCGAAATAGCGGTGGCCAAGGTCCGCGAAGACGCTCCCTTCGACAAGATCTGTTATATCGGCTGTGGTGTAACCACCGGTATCGGCGCCGTCGCCTTCACTATGAAAGTGGAACCAGGCGCGACGGTGGCCGTATTCGGCCTCGGCGGTATTGGTCTGAATGTCATTCAGGGCGCGAAGATGGTCGGTGCCGGTCGTATTATTGGGATCGATCTCAATCCTTCCAAAGTAGAGCTGGCGACAAAGTTTGGTATGACGGACTTTATCAATCCCAGTGAGGTAGACGATGTGGTAGGCCACATTGTGGAGATCACCGGTGGCGGCGTGGATTACAGCTTTGAGTGTATTGGCAATGTCGATGTCATGCGTCAGGCGCTGGAGTGCTGTCACAAGGGCTGGGGCGAAAGTTGCATTGTCGGCGTTGCCGGCGCTGGCAAGGAAATCTCCACGCGTCCGTTCCAACTGGTGACAGGGCGTTCCTGGAAAGGCACTGCGTTTGGCGGTGCTCGTGGGCGTACCGACGTGCCAAAAATTGTCGACTGGTACATGGAGGGCAGAATCAATATTGATGATCTGATTACCCACACCATGCCATTGGACGATATCAACAAAGCTTTTGACCTGATGCACTCCGGTGAAAGCATCCGCTCGGTGGTGGAGTACTGA
- the fdhD gene encoding formate dehydrogenase accessory sulfurtransferase FdhD — MPERIEKVGRYQWRDGSGDYDTDEVVVELPVALSYNGISHAVMMTTPTDLADFALGFSVSEGILSGPQQLLGLDIVEREQGLEIAMEITAGAFAGLKDKRRTLAGRSGCGLCGKESLEALSFTPAPLPSTLTIAHQALQLAQQTLQREQPLKAVTGGVHGAAWCDPDGSIVLVREDVGRHNALDKLLGALCRSDRGQGFVVVTSRASYEMVIKAAACGVELLAAVSAPTALAVEQARAAGMSLVGYLQQGRHAVYTGDHRVEDKK, encoded by the coding sequence ATGCCTGAGCGCATCGAGAAAGTCGGTCGCTATCAGTGGCGCGATGGCAGCGGCGATTACGACACCGATGAGGTCGTGGTAGAGCTGCCTGTGGCGCTAAGCTACAACGGTATTTCCCATGCGGTCATGATGACGACGCCGACGGACCTCGCAGACTTCGCTCTAGGGTTCAGTGTATCCGAGGGTATTTTGTCGGGCCCGCAGCAATTATTGGGGCTGGATATTGTCGAGCGCGAGCAGGGGTTGGAAATAGCCATGGAGATTACTGCAGGCGCGTTTGCAGGTCTCAAGGATAAACGCCGAACACTGGCGGGCCGCAGCGGTTGTGGTCTGTGCGGAAAGGAGTCACTGGAGGCCCTGAGTTTTACACCGGCGCCTCTACCTTCCACGCTGACGATAGCGCACCAGGCCTTGCAATTAGCACAGCAGACGCTGCAGCGCGAACAACCCCTGAAAGCGGTCACCGGCGGTGTGCATGGCGCTGCATGGTGTGATCCCGACGGCAGTATCGTCCTGGTGCGCGAGGATGTTGGGCGTCACAACGCATTGGACAAACTCCTCGGCGCTCTATGCCGATCCGATCGCGGGCAGGGCTTTGTGGTTGTAACCAGCCGCGCAAGCTACGAAATGGTCATCAAGGCAGCGGCCTGTGGCGTCGAGCTGTTGGCCGCGGTTTCCGCGCCCACCGCACTGGCCGTGGAGCAAGCCCGGGCTGCCGGCATGAGTCTGGTGGGCTATTTGCAGCAGGGCAGGCACGCGGTTTATACCGGGGACCATCGAGTGGAGGACAAAAAATGA
- a CDS encoding formate dehydrogenase subunit delta, with product MTTAGQTAHLVKMANQIALNFGERRDSKLAAQRTVQHLEKFWTPAMREQLSAYATSDGEALSSDLVQALAETPNTLR from the coding sequence ATGACCACGGCGGGACAAACCGCGCATCTGGTGAAAATGGCCAATCAGATTGCACTGAACTTTGGCGAGCGCAGGGACTCCAAGCTCGCAGCGCAACGCACGGTGCAACATCTGGAGAAATTCTGGACACCGGCCATGCGTGAACAATTGTCAGCGTACGCCACGTCCGACGGTGAAGCATTGTCGTCGGACCTGGTGCAGGCGCTGGCAGAAACGCCCAACACACTCAGGTAG